The uncultured Bacteroides sp. genome includes the window AGGCTTAGTTGTTTTTGTTCTAATTAACAATGGGGTCAATGTTTGGCTAATGACACTAGGCACAAAAATGATAAGATCTAAAAATTTACTTGCAGTAGCAAAATATCCCACAGATTCATTATCAATCATGTTACGAATCATGACCTGATCGATACGCTGATATATAATAACCGCAGCACCTGAAAGAACTAAAGGGAATGATTCCTTTAACATAAAAAATACCATTGTTTTATCATATTTCCAATCACTAAATTTACCAACTTTAATATGATACGCGTAAATATAGCCACTTGCAACTAAAACAGTATCGAATGCCGTAGCAATTATAAAATAAGTTAGTGGAGCTTTGAGCCATAACAAAGCTATTTTTATTAACGCGCCTATAATAGTTCTCAATATTTCAGACTTAACAACATATTCATTCTGAACAATAGAAGTAAAATAGTTTCGAATAACATTAAAACAACCAGAAAATACTGTAGAAGAATATACCAAAACCATTATTGAGGTATATGAATCCGATTCAAAAAGCCAAAGAGTAGCACCTATAAGTAAAAATGCTATTAGTGCAAAAAACAGCCGTATACGAAATGTCGTACCTAATACAGTATCTCTATTTAGAGGTTGTTTAGAAAGTTCACGAATTTCAATATTATCTAAGCCAAAAGTTGCTATAATAGTAAAAATAGTGACATAACTGACTACATAATTCATTAAACCATATTGAGAAGGGCCTAAATAACGAGCTACTAGGATACCTACTAATAAGGCCCCCGCCATATTAATAACCTTTCCCGTAAATGCCCAAAAAACATTCGCAAATATTTTTTTCTTATTATCTGATAATTTAGATGTATATTTTTTCAACATTTATAGAAGTATTCAAATCTCATATATTTCATTTTATACCAACATTCATAAAAATACAGCAATTAATAAAATGGAATATATCTACCACTCAAATCATATTTCAAGTCTCGGTTACGATCGCCTATTTTCTTAGCTGGATTTCCTCCAACCAAAGTAAAATCTGCGACATTTTTAGTAACAACTGCTCCAGCTGCGACAACAGCCCCTTCGCCAATTTTTACTCCACGCAATATTATTACATTAGGACCAATCCATGCCCTATTTCCTATTTTTACTTTAAATGTTCTATCTGAGTTACAAGCAAAATAAGGATCTCGATGATCATGTTGCTCTGTATAAATCGAGACATTAGATGATATATTTACATTTTCCCCAATTTCTATTTCATTTCTTGCATCCAATAAACAATTGTCGCCAATAATAGAATTTCGACCTATTTTAAGGTTTTGAGAGGCACGAATTTCAGCTTTCCAATAAATAATAACGTTAGCACTCATGTTAATTAACCAAACTTTTTTATATAAGAAATTTCTAATATGGTGAGAGGGAATCAATCCTGTTTGAAAATTCAGATACCTAAGATATCCTGTAATATATCTTGAGACGATTTTCAATAACGATGAAGAATTAGCAATAGAAACTCTAACATTATTTTCCGTACCAATATTTATTTTTCGAACTTCATATTTTTTATTATATTTAGAAAGTATTCTCTTATTCCAGACGCTAACAGGCAATAAAGAGAAAACAATAATAACCCATTTGAAGCTATATAATAGGATGAAAAGAAACAGAATGTTTTCCATATCAATCATAATTTAAATATTAGGTATTATCTCTTCTTCTTTTTACTAATTTTTGCATCCGCATATCCATACCCGTAACCATATGTATACTTTTTTCCATAATGTCCATAGCCATACTTCCCGTAACCATATCCATAGCGCTTATTTTCTAAATTAACCGCATTGACCACAATGGCAATATGAGGGAGTTTATGTTCCCGACGTAGCGTATTAACCAATTCAAAATCGTTTTTATGGGTTACCTCCGAACGACAGACATAGACGGAGAGATCGGCTACACGACCTGCAATAAGAGGGTCGGTGATGAGCCCTACGGGGGCACTATCGAGGATGATATAATCGAACTCTTTACGGAGGATCTCTATAGCTTGTTCCAACCGCGAACTGGCCAAGAGCTCAGCGGGGTTGGGAGGAATGATGCCAGCAGGGATGATTTGTAAGTCTTTCGTGATATCGGAAATAATCAGCAATGAATCCAGATCGTCCGTACCTCCGGAAAGGTATTTGGTAATTCCTTCCGTCTTTTTATCAAAGCCAAAATGCTCTGCCAGGCGGGGTTTACGAATATCCAGACCGACCATCACGACCTTCTTGCCCAAGAGGGCTAAGCTGACAGCCATATTGGTGGAAATAAAGGTTTTTCCTTCTCCAGGAGAAGTGGAGGTAAAGAGGATGACCTTTTTCTCAGAACTACCGAGCATGAACTGCAAGTTGGTACGTAGCGTACGGAAAGCTTCGGACATGAGATTGTTCTTATTCTCGTGTACCACAATGGTACGACTGCCTTCGGTATCGGTATTAAGAGGTACATCGCCCAAGATTGGAAGGGTGGTGAGTTTCTCCACATCGTGACGGGTACCAATTTTATACTGTAGTAGATCGAGCAGATAGAGGATTCCTACCGGAATGCCCAAACCTAAGACAAGAGCTACTAACAGGATTATTTTACTCCTAGGCGATACAGGCGCACTGTCTGCCAAGGGTTCATCAATGAGTTTGGCATTATCTGCCGTAGCTGCCATGGTGATGGAGTTCTCTTCTCGTTTCTGCAACAACATGAGGTATAGACCGGACTTGATCTCTTGCTGACGAGAGATGCTAGTAAGGATACGTTCTTGCTGTGGCGCATTGTTGATGCGAGTAGAAAACTTTCCTGCCTGGCGATCAATATCGTCTTTGGTAATCAATAGGCCTTTGCGCACAGAAGCGACGGAAGCAAGGATATTGCCATGCAAGGCACGAATACCGGTGTTCAAGTTTTGTATAACAGGGTTGCTGGGAGAAGAGGTGCGCAAAAGGCGATCTCGCTCCAACACCTGCTCGTTATAGGTATTGATGAGGGCAGATAGGGAGATATCCTGCAAGCCTACATTGGCAGGGATTACCGCATCGGCATTAGTAGGATTGCGAACGTACTCACTTAGATAATCCACCAAATTGATCTGGGTACCGTTTTCTATTTTTTTCTGTTCGTAATCGGAATTTTCTTGCAAATAGATCTGGGCATCCTCTTTCAAATCAGTCAGCCCCGCACCTCGCTTATAAGACTCCAATTGTTCTTCCGTGCTGCCCAGTTCTCCGGAGATGATGGCAATGCGATCGTTAATGAATTGCTCGGTCTTGGTGCCGACAATGTTTTTATCGGTATTGGTATCGCGATTATAAACTTCGACCAGTTTATTGAGAAAATCTTGTCCGCGTTGCCGACTAGAGTTCTTAAACGACAGAATAGCTACCGAAGTGGTTTTGGAGGTAGGCGAGATATCTAAGTTAGCCAAATAGGCTTTTGCCACGTTGATAGCGGGAGCAACGGTTACCAGTAAATCTTCATCGAGAAGCAACGGAGTGCCCGGACGATAAGCCACTGTGAGCCGCCCCGCAGGAGTCGTGATAAAGCCGGGAAGTTTCTTCACGGTCTGCTCAAATTCCTGAGTATCATCCTGCGTTTCGTAGGTGCCGCTCACGGTAAGGGAAGAATCGGGGAGCATCTTAATTTCCAAATCCAGCGTGCCTTTCATGGCATCATTATCCGTAAGGTCCATGGTGATGAGTAACGGGCTTTGGGTATAGACATCGGACTTTATAAACCCGGACTTAACGCTGTATCGGCAATAGGTATTCAGTTCGTAAACCACCTGCTTAATGAGGGATTTGGCCTTGAGCACTTCTATTTCATTATCGAAATTAGTGTTATCGGCAAACAGGCCCAAATCCTGAAAGGCGGACATTTCGGACCCCATGGAACTGCTGCTGCCTTTCTTATCGTCTTTGATCATGATGGTGGCGGAAATGTTATAAACAGGGGTCGTAAACTTGAGGTAGAGAAAGGCCACCACCAGGCAGGCCACCACGGAAACTACAAACCAGGGCCAATAGGCCAGGTATTTGAAAATTAACTCTTGTATGTTCAGGGATTCTCCGGCCTCCGGATAATTTTTTTCGCTCTCGACTTCTTCTTTCATAGGGTGCAGACGTTAGTTAATAAGTATGTTTTGTTTATTTGAGTATATTGACCAACAGGCTGGCAATGGATACCAAAGCGGTACTTACCGATATCCAGATAGTGGTGCTGGTAGTGATATCTGCGGTACGAGATTTGGCTTTATTGGGTGTAACATACAAAATATCATTCTGCTGCAGGTAATAATAAGGGGAGAGCACAAGGTTGGCATCGTTGAGATTGAGGGTTACAATCTGTTTGGCGCCGTTTTCGTCTTCGCGAATAAGCTTTACGTTATTACGAAGTCCGTAGATGGTGAGATCGCCCGCCAGGGCAAGGGCCTCGAACACATTAACTTTTTCGTTGGCTACGGTAAAGGTGTTGGGACGGGCTACTTCGCCTATCACAGATATTTTATAGTTGATGAGACGTACATTAACAATGGGTTCTTCTTTGAGGTACTGCTTTAGCCTACCTTTAATCAGCATCTCGGCTTCTCCTTTGGTAAGTCCGCCCAAATGCAACGCTCCTACAATAGGAAAATCGACATATCCCTTATTATCTACCAGGTAGCTTTGCAAAGATGGCTGGCTGGTAAGATATTGCTGCGCAGTAGTAATGGTAGTAGGCACTGTAAGATTAAACGGGACAGCCAGTTCCGGTTGCGAAGTGCTTACGGCAATGGTAAGCAAATCTTTGGGTTGGATGCGGGCATCGTAAAGAGTAGGTACCTGCACCACTTTGTTTACAATGGAATCGTTTTGCAAATAAGGCACATTTTTATAGGAAGTGCAGGCCGCCAGCCAAAAGGGCAACAGCAGCAAGATCAATTTTGTTTTCTTCATATAACTTTCATTATCAGTATAAATACATTAATAAGCTTTCTTTTCTCCTCGTACGGCATTGCGTAGCGTTTTATATATGATTAAAAGATCGAGCAGGAACGTCCAGTTCTCGATGTACCAGATATCTTGTTTTACACGTCCCTCCATCTGAGAGAGTCTTTTGGTTTCGCCACGAAAGCCGGTGACTTGTGCCCAACCGGTGATGCCGGGCTTTACCCAGTGGCGAATCATAAATTTATCAATCAATGCGGAGTATTCTTTGGTGTGTTTAAGCATGTGCGGGCGAGGCCCTACTACGGACATATCTCCGATGAGTACGTTGATGAATTGGGGAAGTTCATCTATATTACTTTTACGCAAGAAGTTACCGAACTTTGTTTTTCGCGGATCGTCTTTGGTGGCTTGAAGCGTGTCGCTGTCTCCGTTTACCTTCATGGAACGAAACTTATAACACCAGAATTCTTTGCCATTCTGCCCGCTACGCTTCTGCTTAAAGAAGATAGGACCGGGAGAGGTGAATTTGGTGATGACG containing:
- a CDS encoding flippase: MLKKYTSKLSDNKKKIFANVFWAFTGKVINMAGALLVGILVARYLGPSQYGLMNYVVSYVTIFTIIATFGLDNIEIRELSKQPLNRDTVLGTTFRIRLFFALIAFLLIGATLWLFESDSYTSIMVLVYSSTVFSGCFNVIRNYFTSIVQNEYVVKSEILRTIIGALIKIALLWLKAPLTYFIIATAFDTVLVASGYIYAYHIKVGKFSDWKYDKTMVFFMLKESFPLVLSGAAVIIYQRIDQVMIRNMIDNESVGYFATASKFLDLIIFVPSVISQTLTPLLIRTKTTKPDIYKERLQIFFNLINWVSIIVVTLVSLLSYWIIYFTFGLKYMDAVPVLQIIAWKAVGTAMASSSGQVIVIEGIQKFAVIRNVVGCVVCVALNFALIPSFGIIGSAYAAIFTVFFSGYFTHYFIPQYRFIARMQTQSLLSGWRDLLKIKKILYEN
- a CDS encoding acyltransferase; the protein is MENILFLFILLYSFKWVIIVFSLLPVSVWNKRILSKYNKKYEVRKINIGTENNVRVSIANSSSLLKIVSRYITGYLRYLNFQTGLIPSHHIRNFLYKKVWLINMSANVIIYWKAEIRASQNLKIGRNSIIGDNCLLDARNEIEIGENVNISSNVSIYTEQHDHRDPYFACNSDRTFKVKIGNRAWIGPNVIILRGVKIGEGAVVAAGAVVTKNVADFTLVGGNPAKKIGDRNRDLKYDLSGRYIPFY
- a CDS encoding polysaccharide biosynthesis tyrosine autokinase — its product is MKEEVESEKNYPEAGESLNIQELIFKYLAYWPWFVVSVVACLVVAFLYLKFTTPVYNISATIMIKDDKKGSSSSMGSEMSAFQDLGLFADNTNFDNEIEVLKAKSLIKQVVYELNTYCRYSVKSGFIKSDVYTQSPLLITMDLTDNDAMKGTLDLEIKMLPDSSLTVSGTYETQDDTQEFEQTVKKLPGFITTPAGRLTVAYRPGTPLLLDEDLLVTVAPAINVAKAYLANLDISPTSKTTSVAILSFKNSSRQRGQDFLNKLVEVYNRDTNTDKNIVGTKTEQFINDRIAIISGELGSTEEQLESYKRGAGLTDLKEDAQIYLQENSDYEQKKIENGTQINLVDYLSEYVRNPTNADAVIPANVGLQDISLSALINTYNEQVLERDRLLRTSSPSNPVIQNLNTGIRALHGNILASVASVRKGLLITKDDIDRQAGKFSTRINNAPQQERILTSISRQQEIKSGLYLMLLQKREENSITMAATADNAKLIDEPLADSAPVSPRSKIILLVALVLGLGIPVGILYLLDLLQYKIGTRHDVEKLTTLPILGDVPLNTDTEGSRTIVVHENKNNLMSEAFRTLRTNLQFMLGSSEKKVILFTSTSPGEGKTFISTNMAVSLALLGKKVVMVGLDIRKPRLAEHFGFDKKTEGITKYLSGGTDDLDSLLIISDITKDLQIIPAGIIPPNPAELLASSRLEQAIEILRKEFDYIILDSAPVGLITDPLIAGRVADLSVYVCRSEVTHKNDFELVNTLRREHKLPHIAIVVNAVNLENKRYGYGYGKYGYGHYGKKYTYGYGYGYADAKISKKKKR
- a CDS encoding polysaccharide biosynthesis/export family protein, with the translated sequence MKKTKLILLLLPFWLAACTSYKNVPYLQNDSIVNKVVQVPTLYDARIQPKDLLTIAVSTSQPELAVPFNLTVPTTITTAQQYLTSQPSLQSYLVDNKGYVDFPIVGALHLGGLTKGEAEMLIKGRLKQYLKEEPIVNVRLINYKISVIGEVARPNTFTVANEKVNVFEALALAGDLTIYGLRNNVKLIREDENGAKQIVTLNLNDANLVLSPYYYLQQNDILYVTPNKAKSRTADITTSTTIWISVSTALVSIASLLVNILK